The Glycine max mitochondrion, complete genome genome segment TTTGGTGCTTTTTGATCCCCAGTTGCTATGGGGAACAAAGGAGGAAATACAATCGATTCCTCTATTTAAGTGGTTCTCGCTTCTCCTTGTTCCTGTTCCTAACTCTTCCCCGGGTAGTTCCCAATGTTTGGTACTTTCTATACTTCGTGGGTGCAACATCAACAAATTCGCTCATGATCAAGTTACAACCTAAGATCTATGACCATATTATGCTAACTGTTCGTATTTCGTTCATTCCATCGGTATGCTCTCAGGTACCTGTAATTGTGATCTGTTTGCCAGAACCAAGGGGTCTTTCTGTGGAAACCTTCACGAACAATCGTCGTTTTTTGATGGTTTTTCCGCTTCTCACAGCTGCTCTTTCCACACCTCCGGATATCTGGTGCCAAATCGTCGCCCGTTTCCTTATTTCTTCGATAATAGAGTTGACTATCTTTGTGGCATCGATTGTACAAGTTCGCGAAGAGGCTGGACGAGTGGAATGAGGGAAAGCGGCTCGATTGACAAAAAAGAAGAGTAGCCCCCGCAAAGTAACTATGAATTCCCGAGCCTCAACCAACATATGCGATTCATTCCCGTATTATAGTACAAATAAGACTTCTCAATCAAGCAGTTAGGAAGTCCTAGACTTTAAGCCAGCCGTCCATGCCTGTTGAAAGTTCCTTGCCTCTTGTGCCGTGCGTGAGCTGTGCCCGCTTTTCCCTCACAAAGCAAAGCATTTAACCGGCTTCCCTCAAGTGAATTAATAGGCTAAACTCTCACATTTCTTTCTTCCGGCTTAGCCGAACTACTTACCTCGGGTCAGGAGAGTCGGAACTGATAGCCATTTCCATTTTTCATGGTATGGAACTCACTTCATACCTGCAACAGAGTCAAAGCTGCGGTAATGCCCA includes the following:
- the mttB gene encoding transport membrane protein; the encoded protein is MILGEVRIRSVRILIGLGLTWFTRYWFPEELISPLAKPFLTLSLDSYFVCTQSTEASPTYVATSSIACSYFVFPLISHQIWCFLIPSCYGEQRRKYNRFLYLSGSRFSLFLFLTLPRVVPNVWYFLYFVGATSTNSLMIKLQPKIYDHIMLTVRISFIPSVCSQVPVIVICLPEPRGLSVETFTNNRRFLMVFPLLTAALSTPPDIWCQIVARFLISSIIELTIFVASIVQVREEAGRVE